One region of Olleya sp. Hel_I_94 genomic DNA includes:
- a CDS encoding cryptochrome/photolyase family protein codes for MKTLRLILGDQLNSKHSWYKNTPENTVYCLFEMRQETDYVTHHIQKVIGFFAAMRDFGQHLKDQGFTVQYLKLDDSKNTQSLTDNLKLLIEEHNITKFEYQLPDEYRLDQQLSTFCKSLDIDTEAFLTEHFYTKRLDLKQFFKGKKQYLMENFYRDMRKKHDILMVAGQPEGGKWNYDKSNRNKWKAEHPIPPYKYFKNDIEAIVTLIEKEDIKTIGTLDTKTFSYPINRQQALEQLKYFCEVLLIHFGDYQDAMHTDQVYLFHSRLSFAMNLKLISPKNVVDTVLNYWRKHGDDINISQVEGFIRQILGWREYMRGMYWALMPEYKTLNYLENNNNLPDFYWTGNTKMNCLKQSINNSLDNGYAHHIQRLMVTGNFALLAQIHPDKVDAWYLGIYVDAVEWVQLPNTRGMSQFADGGKIATKPYVSSGSYIHKMGNYCDSCHYNKKEKLGDKACPFNSLYWNFLDDKRKQLGDNFRMKMMYSLLDKMEAKQLSSLKERAQQIIENPDSF; via the coding sequence TTGAAAACATTAAGACTAATACTTGGCGACCAACTAAACAGTAAACACAGCTGGTACAAAAACACTCCGGAAAATACAGTGTATTGTTTGTTCGAAATGCGTCAAGAAACCGACTACGTTACTCATCACATCCAAAAAGTTATTGGTTTTTTTGCTGCCATGCGTGATTTTGGTCAACATTTAAAAGACCAAGGTTTTACTGTACAATATTTAAAATTAGACGACAGTAAAAACACGCAAAGCTTAACAGACAACCTTAAGTTACTAATTGAAGAACATAACATTACTAAATTTGAATATCAATTACCTGACGAATATAGATTAGACCAGCAATTGTCAACTTTTTGTAAATCGTTAGATATAGATACAGAAGCATTTTTAACAGAACATTTTTACACAAAACGTCTAGATTTAAAACAGTTTTTTAAAGGTAAAAAACAATACCTAATGGAAAATTTTTATCGTGATATGCGTAAAAAACACGATATACTAATGGTTGCAGGACAACCTGAAGGCGGTAAATGGAATTACGATAAAAGTAACCGCAATAAATGGAAAGCAGAACATCCTATTCCGCCTTACAAATATTTCAAAAACGATATTGAAGCTATTGTAACGCTAATAGAAAAAGAGGATATTAAAACCATAGGTACTTTAGACACCAAAACCTTTAGTTATCCTATAAATAGGCAACAAGCACTAGAGCAACTTAAATATTTTTGCGAAGTATTGCTAATTCATTTTGGAGATTACCAAGATGCCATGCACACAGACCAAGTTTATTTATTTCATTCTAGGTTATCTTTTGCAATGAATCTAAAATTAATTTCGCCTAAAAACGTAGTCGATACTGTACTTAATTATTGGCGCAAACATGGCGACGATATAAATATTAGTCAAGTAGAAGGTTTTATTAGGCAAATTTTAGGTTGGAGAGAATATATGCGTGGCATGTATTGGGCTTTAATGCCAGAATATAAAACGCTTAATTATCTTGAAAACAACAATAATTTACCAGATTTTTATTGGACAGGAAACACAAAAATGAATTGCCTTAAACAATCCATTAACAATAGTTTGGACAATGGTTATGCACACCATATCCAACGCCTAATGGTTACTGGTAATTTTGCATTATTAGCACAAATACATCCTGACAAAGTGGACGCTTGGTATTTGGGTATTTATGTGGATGCTGTAGAGTGGGTTCAGCTTCCTAACACCAGAGGAATGAGTCAATTTGCAGATGGCGGAAAAATAGCAACAAAACCCTACGTATCTAGCGGAAGTTACATACATAAAATGGGAAATTACTGCGACAGTTGCCACTATAATAAAAAAGAAAAATTAGGAGACAAAGCATGTCCTTTTAATAGTTTGTATTGGAATTTTTTGGATGACAAGCGCAAACAATTAGGTGACAATTTCAGAATGAAAATGATGTATAGCCTATTAGATAAAATGGAAGCCAAACAATTAAGTAGCCTAAAAGAAAGAGCACAACAAATTATTGAAAATCCTGATAGTTTTTAA
- a CDS encoding TIGR03643 family protein, which translates to MTKEFTIEEIDRIIEMAWEDRTPFDAITFQFGLKEQDVITLMRREMKPSSFRLWRARVQGRNTKHSKKRVFEDGRFKCSRQKQITHNKISKR; encoded by the coding sequence ATGACAAAAGAATTTACAATTGAAGAAATAGATCGTATTATTGAAATGGCATGGGAAGATCGCACACCTTTTGATGCTATAACATTTCAATTTGGGTTAAAAGAACAAGACGTTATTACATTAATGCGTCGCGAAATGAAACCTAGTAGCTTCAGGTTATGGAGAGCCAGAGTGCAAGGTAGAAATACAAAACACAGCAAAAAAAGAGTGTTTGAGGATGGACGCTTTAAATGCTCAAGACAAAAACAAATTACTCACAATAAAATATCTAAACGTTAG
- the folE gene encoding GTP cyclohydrolase I FolE: MPALNHQDLNGIDYQDIGDDHMYTGLETPMKRDAFKFSDEVKKEKIAILFEEIMDVMGLDLTDDSLKGTPKRVAKMYIDEIFSGLNPQNKPKIALFDNKYKYNQMLVEKNITFYSNCEHHFVPIIGKAHVAYISSGKVIGLSKLNRIVQYFAKRPQVQERLTNQIAEELKAALQTDDVAVIIDAKHLCVSSRGIKDETSATVTTFYGGKFNTPEKIAELQNYLKE; encoded by the coding sequence ATGCCAGCCCTAAACCATCAAGACCTTAATGGTATTGACTATCAAGACATTGGAGACGATCACATGTACACAGGTCTTGAAACACCTATGAAGCGTGACGCTTTCAAGTTTTCTGATGAAGTAAAGAAAGAAAAAATTGCTATACTTTTTGAAGAAATAATGGATGTTATGGGTTTAGATTTAACAGATGATTCATTAAAAGGCACTCCAAAAAGAGTGGCTAAAATGTACATTGATGAAATATTTTCTGGATTAAACCCTCAAAATAAGCCAAAAATTGCGTTATTTGACAATAAATACAAATACAATCAAATGTTGGTGGAGAAAAACATTACCTTCTACTCCAATTGCGAGCATCACTTTGTACCCATTATAGGTAAAGCTCATGTAGCTTATATTTCTTCAGGGAAAGTTATAGGCTTATCAAAATTAAACAGAATTGTACAGTATTTCGCTAAACGTCCTCAGGTACAAGAACGCTTAACAAACCAAATAGCAGAAGAGCTAAAAGCCGCATTGCAAACTGATGATGTTGCTGTTATAATTGATGCCAAACACTTGTGTGTATCGTCACGAGGCATTAAAGATGAAACTTCTGCAACAGTGACGACTTTTTATGGTGGAAAATTTAATACGCCAGAAAAAATAGCCGAATTACAAAATTATTTAAAAGAGTAG
- a CDS encoding SDR family NAD(P)-dependent oxidoreductase yields MKNLIIIGGSKGIGKAITQTFLNTHKVINISRTKPDFEHDNLTHHNCDILTEALPDIEAVDTLIYCPGSINLKPIGRLKLDDFRADFEINVIGAVKAIQKYIDPLKKGNNPSIVLFSTVAAKLGMPFHASVAASKSAIEGLVKSVGAEMAPTIRINAIAPTVTDTELASKLLRNEKMIENITDRHPLKKFLNPQEVAEMAQFLTSDKALSLSGQVFEMDCGIVSFKI; encoded by the coding sequence ATGAAAAATTTAATAATTATAGGAGGAAGTAAAGGTATTGGTAAAGCCATTACACAAACTTTTTTAAACACGCACAAAGTAATAAACATAAGTCGCACTAAACCTGACTTTGAGCATGATAACCTTACACATCATAATTGTGACATACTAACTGAAGCATTACCTGATATAGAAGCAGTGGACACACTAATTTATTGTCCAGGAAGTATTAATCTTAAACCTATAGGTAGACTAAAATTAGATGATTTTAGAGCAGATTTTGAAATTAACGTCATTGGCGCAGTTAAAGCAATACAAAAGTACATTGACCCTTTAAAAAAAGGAAACAATCCGTCCATTGTATTATTTAGTACTGTCGCTGCAAAATTAGGTATGCCTTTTCATGCTAGCGTTGCTGCCTCTAAAAGTGCAATAGAAGGACTAGTTAAATCTGTAGGAGCAGAAATGGCTCCAACTATTAGGATTAACGCTATTGCACCAACGGTTACAGACACTGAATTAGCCTCTAAACTATTACGTAATGAGAAAATGATTGAGAACATAACAGATAGACATCCTCTTAAAAAGTTTTTAAATCCTCAAGAAGTAGCAGAAATGGCCCAGTTTTTAACCTCAGACAAAGCTTTGTCACTCTCTGGTCAAGTCTTTGAAATGGATTGCGGTATAGTAAGTTTTAAAATATAA
- a CDS encoding glutathione peroxidase, translating into MNPFKAFVATFFSRSNPKIDLKNLPSIYDIKINSLQGQPINLSAFKGKHILFVNVASKCGFTPQYKDLQILHDTYKDKLQIIGVPCNQFGNQEPGDANAIEEFCEVNYGVSFLITEKIDVKGHNQHPLYAWLTQQQKNGKSNSSVKWNFQKYIVSPEGQLLDYLYSTSNPNSSKITKYLK; encoded by the coding sequence ATGAATCCATTTAAAGCATTTGTTGCTACTTTTTTTTCTAGAAGTAATCCTAAAATTGATTTAAAAAATCTACCAAGCATCTACGATATTAAAATTAATAGTTTGCAAGGACAACCAATTAATTTAAGTGCTTTTAAAGGCAAGCACATCTTATTTGTTAACGTTGCTTCCAAATGTGGTTTTACACCACAATACAAAGATTTACAAATCTTACACGATACATATAAAGATAAATTACAAATTATAGGAGTGCCATGTAATCAATTTGGAAATCAAGAACCTGGAGATGCTAATGCGATAGAAGAATTTTGTGAAGTAAATTATGGAGTTTCATTTTTAATTACCGAAAAAATAGATGTTAAAGGACACAATCAACATCCTTTATATGCTTGGCTTACGCAACAACAAAAAAACGGTAAAAGTAATTCATCCGTAAAGTGGAATTTTCAAAAATACATTGTTAGTCCAGAGGGTCAATTATTAGACTACCTATACTCTACTTCTAATCCAAATAGTTCAAAAATCACTAAATATTTAAAATGA
- a CDS encoding TspO/MBR family protein — translation MKQLLLFLIFSVINFGGLAFGSWLMDNGPLSDWYTNLNKAPWTPPGWVFGVAWTLIMLCFSIYLSKLFSLVKSKKLISVYVLQVFLNVSWNYIFFNLHQVFLALIVIVALTIVILYLFVKYKQTLKNLSYLLFPYIIWLIIATSLNAYILIYN, via the coding sequence ATGAAACAACTTTTACTTTTCTTAATATTTAGCGTCATTAATTTTGGTGGATTAGCCTTTGGAAGCTGGTTAATGGATAATGGTCCTTTATCAGATTGGTACACTAATTTAAATAAGGCACCTTGGACACCACCAGGATGGGTTTTTGGTGTAGCATGGACGTTAATAATGCTGTGTTTTTCGATTTACCTATCCAAATTATTTTCACTTGTAAAAAGTAAAAAATTAATTTCAGTTTATGTTTTACAAGTATTTTTAAATGTTAGTTGGAATTATATTTTTTTCAATTTACATCAAGTGTTTCTAGCTTTAATAGTCATTGTAGCATTAACTATTGTCATTTTATATCTATTTGTTAAGTATAAACAAACACTCAAAAATCTAAGTTATTTATTGTTTCCATATATCATATGGCTAATAATTGCTACTTCATTAAACGCTTATATTTTAATATATAATTAG
- a CDS encoding SRPBCC family protein: MKIYRLHKKQNLPITKAQAWDFLSDPKNLKTITPDYMGFNILSGADRPMFAGQIIQYIVTPVLGIKTKWVTEITHVKDGEYFVDEQRFGPYALWHHKHFIKEIDGGVEMEDIIDYKVPFGILGQLVHPIIVKPKLEEIFNHRTKKLEALFGKY; this comes from the coding sequence ATGAAAATTTATAGATTACATAAAAAACAAAACTTACCAATTACTAAAGCGCAAGCTTGGGATTTTTTATCAGACCCAAAAAACCTAAAAACAATAACTCCAGATTACATGGGATTTAATATCTTGTCTGGAGCAGATAGACCCATGTTTGCAGGACAAATTATACAATACATTGTGACACCTGTTTTAGGTATAAAAACAAAATGGGTAACAGAAATAACACACGTTAAAGATGGTGAATATTTTGTAGATGAACAGCGTTTTGGACCTTATGCCTTATGGCACCACAAACACTTTATTAAAGAAATTGATGGTGGTGTAGAAATGGAAGACATCATAGACTATAAAGTCCCTTTTGGCATTTTAGGACAGCTAGTACATCCCATAATAGTTAAACCTAAACTAGAAGAAATTTTTAATCACAGAACGAAAAAATTGGAAGCACTTTTTGGAAAATATTAA
- a CDS encoding cryptochrome/photolyase family protein, which produces MKTPINIFWFRRDLRLDDNVGFFNALQSDHPVLPIFIFDKSILDQLPKDDARVSFIYNTLQNMRDTLQAEHQSSIAMYYDNPKDVFKTLMDEYTIDTVFTNHDYEPYATKRDKEIENLLSKNEIKFKTYKDQVIFEKDEVVKKDGDPYVVYTPYMRVWKENFKSYNLEIFYTNSYLNNLVEHTRLPNLSLSDIGFKQSSQKIEDYTVTPTLIQNYEATRNFPAKDATSKLGPHLRFGTVSIRKMIKKAIAENNEIFWQELIWREFFMQILWHFPQTHKDAFKAKYDRIEWRNNETEFKAWCEGKTGYPLVDAGMRQLNQTGFMHNRVRMLVGSFLCKHLLIDWRWGEAYFAEKLHDYDMSSNVGNWQWVAGSGVDASPYFRIFNPTTQIDKFDKQHKYIKQWVPDYQELTYPQPIVDHKEARERCLKVYKEAVG; this is translated from the coding sequence ATGAAAACACCTATAAACATTTTTTGGTTTAGACGCGATTTAAGGTTAGATGACAACGTTGGTTTTTTTAACGCGTTACAATCTGACCATCCTGTTTTACCAATTTTTATATTTGATAAATCTATATTAGATCAATTACCTAAAGACGATGCACGTGTAAGTTTTATATATAATACTTTACAAAACATGCGTGACACATTACAAGCAGAACACCAAAGTAGTATTGCAATGTATTATGATAATCCAAAAGATGTTTTTAAAACTTTGATGGATGAGTATACTATCGATACTGTTTTTACAAATCACGATTACGAGCCTTATGCTACAAAAAGAGATAAAGAAATAGAAAATTTATTATCAAAAAACGAGATTAAATTTAAGACCTATAAAGATCAAGTTATTTTTGAGAAAGATGAAGTTGTAAAAAAAGATGGTGACCCTTATGTTGTCTACACACCTTATATGCGTGTATGGAAAGAAAACTTTAAATCTTATAATCTAGAAATTTTTTATACAAATTCCTACCTAAACAATTTAGTAGAACATACAAGATTGCCAAACTTAAGCTTGTCCGATATTGGTTTTAAACAGTCATCACAAAAAATAGAAGACTACACAGTTACACCAACATTGATTCAAAATTACGAAGCTACTAGAAACTTTCCTGCTAAAGATGCCACCTCTAAATTGGGTCCTCATTTACGTTTTGGAACAGTAAGTATCAGAAAAATGATAAAAAAAGCTATTGCAGAAAACAATGAAATTTTCTGGCAAGAATTAATTTGGAGAGAATTTTTTATGCAAATATTGTGGCATTTCCCTCAAACACATAAAGATGCCTTCAAAGCAAAATATGATCGTATAGAATGGCGTAATAATGAAACTGAATTTAAAGCTTGGTGTGAGGGTAAAACAGGTTATCCATTAGTAGATGCTGGCATGCGCCAACTAAACCAAACAGGTTTTATGCATAATCGCGTACGTATGTTAGTGGGTAGTTTTTTATGCAAGCATCTTTTAATTGATTGGCGTTGGGGAGAAGCTTATTTTGCCGAAAAACTACATGATTATGATATGTCTAGTAATGTTGGTAATTGGCAATGGGTAGCTGGATCAGGTGTTGATGCCTCACCATATTTTAGAATATTTAATCCAACAACTCAAATTGATAAATTTGATAAACAACATAAATATATTAAACAATGGGTTCCAGACTATCAGGAACTTACCTATCCACAACCCATTGTTGATCATAAGGAAGCTAGAGAACGATGTCTAAAGGTGTATAAGGAAGCGGTTGGCTAA
- a CDS encoding nuclear transport factor 2 family protein has product MNTNEVAQQWANMCKEGKNLECIEQLYADNVVCKEMPGMPGEITSGKQNIWNKSKEWLENMEAFHASSISEPVVAGNFFTAKMSFDCTFKDRGRQQMEEVCVYEVKEGKIVSEQYFYNI; this is encoded by the coding sequence ATGAATACAAATGAAGTTGCCCAACAATGGGCTAATATGTGTAAAGAAGGTAAAAACTTAGAGTGTATTGAACAATTATATGCAGACAATGTGGTTTGTAAAGAAATGCCAGGAATGCCAGGAGAAATAACCTCTGGAAAACAAAATATTTGGAATAAAAGTAAAGAATGGCTAGAAAATATGGAAGCGTTTCATGCTAGTTCCATTAGTGAACCTGTTGTGGCAGGTAATTTTTTTACTGCAAAAATGTCTTTTGATTGTACATTTAAAGACAGAGGAAGACAACAAATGGAAGAGGTTTGTGTTTATGAAGTTAAGGAGGGTAAAATAGTTAGTGAGCAGTATTTTTATAATATATAG
- a CDS encoding lipocalin family protein: protein MKTPLILVLVFTLLSFQSIDKILGKWEIDKVTVNSIEQEKEEDRNYIEFLENGIVNSYITNEGTIDTEHSGTWIYNVDENILTVKEEYVPEEEYKIVKLDNENLIMKSVNKEEDVVIEIYFKRK from the coding sequence TTGAAAACACCATTAATTTTAGTATTAGTATTTACATTATTATCTTTTCAATCAATAGATAAGATATTAGGTAAATGGGAAATTGATAAAGTAACGGTCAATTCAATTGAGCAAGAAAAAGAAGAAGACAGGAATTATATTGAATTTTTGGAAAATGGTATAGTCAATTCGTATATAACTAATGAAGGCACTATTGATACTGAACATTCTGGTACTTGGATATATAATGTAGATGAAAATATACTAACAGTTAAAGAAGAATATGTTCCTGAAGAAGAATACAAAATAGTGAAATTAGATAACGAAAATCTTATTATGAAATCAGTAAATAAAGAAGAGGACGTTGTTATTGAAATTTATTTCAAAAGAAAATAA
- the murA gene encoding UDP-N-acetylglucosamine 1-carboxyvinyltransferase: MGTFKIEGGHQLKGDIQPQGAKNEALQILCAVLLTPEKVTINNIPDIIDINKLITLLGNLGVKVNKIKDETYTFQADEVNLDYMQTADFKKEGSGLRGSIMMVGPLLARFGKGYIPKPGGDKIGRRRLDTHFEGFINLGAKFRYNREDYFYGVEADKLIGTDMLLDEASVTGTANIVMAAVLAQGTTTIYNAACEPYLQQLCKMLNRMGAKISGVGSNLLTIEGVDSLGGTEHTMLPDMIEIGSWIGLAAMTKSELTIKNVSWDDLGQIPNVFRKLGITVERKGDDIYIPAHKDGYQIQNYIDGSILTIADAPWPGFTPDLLSIVLVVATQAKGEVLVHQKMFESRLFFVDKLIDMGAKIILCDPHRATVMGHDFKSQLKATTMVSPDIRAGISLLIAALSAKGTSTIHNIEQIDRGYQKIVERLQAIGAKIERLEGN, from the coding sequence ATGGGAACATTTAAAATTGAAGGTGGTCACCAACTAAAAGGAGATATTCAGCCTCAAGGCGCAAAAAACGAAGCATTACAAATATTATGTGCAGTTTTATTAACTCCAGAAAAAGTAACCATAAATAATATTCCTGATATTATTGACATTAATAAATTAATTACCCTATTAGGTAATTTAGGCGTTAAAGTTAACAAGATAAAAGACGAAACTTATACGTTTCAAGCAGACGAAGTTAATTTAGACTACATGCAAACTGCCGATTTTAAAAAAGAGGGTAGTGGACTTAGAGGGTCAATCATGATGGTTGGACCTTTATTAGCACGTTTTGGTAAAGGGTATATCCCAAAACCAGGAGGCGATAAAATTGGACGTCGTCGTTTAGATACTCATTTTGAGGGATTTATTAATTTAGGAGCTAAATTTAGATATAATCGTGAAGACTATTTTTACGGTGTAGAAGCAGATAAATTAATTGGGACAGACATGCTTTTAGACGAAGCCTCTGTAACTGGAACAGCAAATATAGTTATGGCAGCTGTATTAGCACAAGGTACAACAACCATTTACAACGCTGCTTGTGAGCCTTATTTGCAACAACTGTGCAAAATGCTTAACCGTATGGGAGCAAAAATATCAGGTGTTGGTTCTAACTTATTAACCATTGAAGGTGTTGATAGCTTAGGCGGAACAGAGCATACCATGCTACCAGATATGATTGAAATTGGGAGTTGGATTGGTTTAGCAGCAATGACTAAAAGTGAACTGACTATTAAAAATGTAAGTTGGGATGATTTAGGACAAATACCTAATGTGTTTAGAAAATTAGGAATTACTGTTGAAAGAAAAGGGGATGATATTTACATTCCTGCACATAAAGATGGTTACCAAATACAAAATTACATTGATGGTTCTATATTAACAATTGCAGATGCACCTTGGCCTGGATTTACACCAGATTTGCTTAGTATTGTATTAGTAGTAGCTACTCAAGCAAAAGGTGAAGTTTTAGTACATCAAAAAATGTTTGAAAGTCGTCTGTTTTTTGTAGATAAACTTATCGATATGGGAGCAAAAATTATACTTTGCGATCCACACAGAGCAACAGTAATGGGTCATGACTTCAAGTCTCAGTTAAAAGCAACAACAATGGTGTCTCCAGATATTAGAGCAGGTATATCATTATTAATAGCTGCATTATCTGCCAAAGGAACATCAACAATTCATAATATTGAACAGATTGATAGAGGTTACCAAAAAATTGTAGAACGTTTACAAGCTATTGGAGCCAAAATAGAACGTTTAGAAGGAAATTAA
- a CDS encoding DUF4290 domain-containing protein translates to MIDDIEYNTEREHLIIPEYGRHIQKMINHAKAQETKEERNKLAKSIIAVMGNMQPHLRDVADFQHKLWDQLFIMSNFELDADSPYGAPSKEELSERPQPLKYPQNFPKYRFYGNNIKTMIDVANTWEDGEMKEALTYTIANHMKKCFLNWNKDTVEDDVIYDHLYELSDGKINLKNTDEDLTDSTRLMKASSGKKYSNSSNKKTGQKKNNNQNRNRKRY, encoded by the coding sequence TTGATAGACGACATAGAGTATAACACAGAGCGTGAACATTTAATTATTCCAGAGTATGGACGCCATATTCAAAAAATGATTAATCATGCTAAAGCACAAGAGACCAAAGAAGAGCGTAATAAACTAGCTAAATCTATAATAGCTGTAATGGGAAACATGCAACCGCATTTGCGCGATGTAGCCGATTTTCAGCACAAATTATGGGATCAGTTATTTATAATGTCAAATTTTGAGCTAGATGCAGATTCACCTTATGGTGCTCCTTCAAAAGAAGAACTGTCAGAGCGTCCACAACCTTTAAAGTATCCTCAAAATTTTCCAAAATATAGATTTTATGGTAATAATATAAAAACCATGATTGACGTCGCAAACACTTGGGAAGATGGGGAAATGAAAGAAGCATTGACATATACCATTGCTAATCACATGAAAAAGTGTTTTTTAAATTGGAATAAAGATACAGTAGAGGATGATGTGATTTATGATCATTTATATGAATTGTCTGATGGTAAAATTAATTTAAAAAATACAGACGAAGATTTAACAGACTCTACTAGATTAATGAAAGCCTCTAGTGGCAAAAAGTATTCTAACAGTTCTAATAAAAAAACAGGACAAAAGAAAAACAATAATCAAAACAGAAACAGAAAAAGATACTAA
- a CDS encoding DUF493 family protein, which yields MNKTPNPEEFYAKLKAQLQDTAMWPNEYLYKFIVLSDLQKIAEIEAIFDNMGSVIRTKESSNGKYTSVSINVTMKNPDHVIEKYLEVTEKVEGVISL from the coding sequence ATGAATAAGACACCAAATCCAGAAGAATTTTACGCAAAATTAAAGGCGCAATTACAGGACACAGCGATGTGGCCAAATGAATATTTATATAAATTTATTGTATTATCCGATTTACAAAAAATAGCCGAAATTGAAGCTATCTTTGATAATATGGGATCAGTAATTAGAACAAAAGAGTCTAGTAACGGTAAATATACAAGCGTATCTATTAATGTAACAATGAAAAACCCTGACCATGTTATAGAAAAGTATCTTGAAGTTACAGAAAAAGTTGAAGGCGTGATAAGTCTTTAA
- a CDS encoding AAA family ATPase, with amino-acid sequence MKAKKIVITGGPSTGKSAIINELTKRGYTCYEEISRQVTLEAREKGIDQMFLTQPLLFSELLLKGREQQYKDAENSDSEFVFLDRGVPDVVAYMEYANEDYPDAFVKSCQDNVYDYVFILAPWQEIYQSDAVRYESFEDAKIIHKNLLKTYNKYDYHLQDVPFGSIETRAQHIIDVVKAL; translated from the coding sequence TTGAAAGCAAAAAAAATAGTAATTACAGGAGGTCCAAGCACAGGAAAATCGGCAATTATAAACGAATTAACTAAGCGTGGCTATACTTGCTACGAAGAAATTTCTCGTCAAGTGACGCTTGAAGCAAGAGAAAAAGGTATTGATCAAATGTTTTTAACGCAACCGTTATTATTTAGCGAGCTATTATTAAAAGGTCGCGAGCAACAGTATAAAGACGCTGAAAATAGCGATAGTGAATTTGTTTTTTTAGACAGAGGTGTTCCTGACGTTGTGGCATACATGGAATATGCAAACGAAGATTATCCTGATGCTTTTGTAAAATCGTGTCAAGATAATGTGTACGATTACGTATTTATATTAGCACCTTGGCAGGAAATTTACCAAAGTGATGCTGTGCGCTACGAAAGTTTTGAAGACGCCAAAATTATTCATAAAAACCTTTTAAAAACTTATAATAAATACGATTACCACTTACAAGATGTTCCGTTTGGTAGTATAGAGACTAGAGCGCAACATATAATTGATGTTGTTAAAGCATTGTAA